A window of the Brassica napus cultivar Da-Ae chromosome C5, Da-Ae, whole genome shotgun sequence genome harbors these coding sequences:
- the LOC125587269 gene encoding uncharacterized protein LOC125587269, translating to MNPGLKPVAKRADQKLKEVKLEDTTEVEQSPYDKLPFPQRVLTKAQKKMISKFRKDLSDIGLKLPAISGMREAHVQMMLIKDIVDHQAEVAELLNISTLKLDPPVTPKSLPKLESQGKFTLSCSLGNLTFDDALVDSSATVNVISMEMVKSLEIEHMEPDTSSLTFGDSSSTTPIGLIKDFPLKIGSCTIPIDLTVLKMATEKRVPLILGAPFFTTVGACIDFANKKVTLLNVNKAVSYPIQSPLDVEYCGTITCGNPSIEKNKDAMVVSKKESLDGESSKEICDEHLKSAKNEEVSRATKAAHDKKATRTHQLQDDPTKLQEPLSQVLTITLEGGKDPPSPLST from the coding sequence ATGAACCCAGGGCTGAAACCAGTTGCGAAGAGAGCTGACCAGAAGCTGAAAGAGGTCAAGCTGGAGGACACCACTGAGGTTGAGCAGTCACCCTATGACAAGCTCCCATTTCCACAAAGGGTCCTCACCAAAGCTCAGAAGAAGATGATTTCCAAGTTCAGAAAAGACCTAAGTGATATTGGACTTAAGCTTCCAGCGATTTCGGGTATGCGTGAGGCTCATGTCCAAATGATGCTCATCAAGGACATTGTAGACCACCAAGCAGAAGTAGCAGAGCTTCTCAACATCTCAACTTTGAAACTTGATCCACCAGTCACACCAAAGTCTCTCCCAAAACTAGAATCCCAAGGGAAgttcaccttgtcttgctcccttgGTAACCTCAcctttgatgatgctcttgttgattctaGTGCAACtgtgaatgtgatctcaatggagatggtgaagagtcttGAGATTGAACACATGGAGCCAGATACTTCCTCTCTCACGTTTGGGGATTCCTCTTCTACTACCCctattggtctcatcaaggacttccctttgaagattggaTCTTGCACCATCCCTATAGACCTCACAGTCTTGAAGATGGCAACTGAAAAGAGAGTTCCATTGATCTTGGGCGCACCATTCTTTACTACTGTGGGTGCTTGCATCGATtttgccaacaagaaggtcacactcctcAATGTGAACAAAGCTGTTTCTTACCCAATTCAGTCTCCACTGGATGTTGAGTATTGTGGAACCATCACTTGTGGAAACCCCTCCATTGAGAAGAACAAGGATGCAATGGTTGTTAGTAAGAAAGAAAGTCTTGATGGAGAGTCCTCTAAAGAGATATGTGATGAACACTTGAAAAGTGCTAAAAATGAGGAGGTGAGTCGAGCCACAAAGGCTGCTCATGACAAGAAGGCCACAAGGACTCATCAACTCCAAGATGATCCAACCAAGCTTCAAGAGCCTCTCTCTCAGGTCCTCACCATCACTCTTGAAGGTGGGAAGGATCCTCCTTCTCCACTTTCCACTTGA